The following coding sequences are from one uncultured Cohaesibacter sp. window:
- a CDS encoding NAD(P)H-binding protein: protein MTKILILGAAGQIARVTTGLFLETTNLELVLFARNARRLERLANNDRVTIIDGDVMDGVKLEAAMAGVDMVYANLSGNMATQARTIITAMHNAKLKRLIFVSSMGIYGEVPGQSYSSVLDPYRDAALMIEATDLDYTIIRPEWLNNRDEIAYGTTVKGEPFKNPQAYVSRKSVGDLIVKCATVPGFGSYESFGVHKA, encoded by the coding sequence GTGACAAAAATTCTCATTCTCGGCGCTGCGGGACAGATCGCTCGTGTGACCACAGGCCTGTTTCTGGAGACTACCAATCTGGAACTCGTGCTTTTCGCTCGCAACGCTCGCCGTCTTGAGAGGCTTGCTAATAATGACCGTGTCACCATCATCGATGGGGATGTCATGGATGGCGTCAAGCTGGAAGCAGCAATGGCTGGCGTTGATATGGTTTATGCCAATCTTTCTGGCAACATGGCCACACAGGCCAGAACCATCATCACCGCCATGCACAATGCCAAGCTCAAACGTCTGATCTTTGTCAGCTCCATGGGCATCTATGGTGAAGTGCCGGGGCAGAGCTATTCCAGCGTGCTCGACCCCTATCGGGACGCTGCGCTGATGATCGAAGCAACCGATCTTGACTACACGATCATCCGCCCCGAATGGCTGAACAATCGAGACGAGATCGCCTATGGCACCACGGTCAAGGGCGAGCCTTTCAAGAACCCGCAAGCCTATGTCTCTCGCAAGAGCGTCGGCGATCTGATCGTTAAATGCGCAACTGTTCCGGGCTTCGGCTCGTACGAGAGCTTTGGCGTGCACAAGGCTTGA
- a CDS encoding aldo/keto reductase, translating to MQGFNPTITLNNGVTMPAVGLGVYRSSPEDTGGAVKAALDAGYRMIDTAAAYRNETEVGEAIRESDVARDDIFIQTKLWISDYSYDSAMHGFERSMKKLGFDQLDLYLLHQPAPAEFDRTVGAYKAAEKLMADGRIRAIGVSNFSPAHIERLMAETDIVPAANQVELHPFFTQKALIDFHKKHNILTQAWSPIGGVQRYWREDAKPEEDPLTHPAIAALAEKYTKTPAQIILRWHLELGISIIPKSVKTARILENFDIFDFALTADEVASIDALDTGKRGGPDPEHSDRKAFPFVIED from the coding sequence ATGCAAGGTTTCAACCCTACCATTACCCTCAACAACGGCGTGACGATGCCAGCCGTTGGCCTTGGCGTCTATCGTTCCAGCCCCGAAGACACCGGTGGTGCAGTGAAAGCGGCTCTTGACGCCGGCTATCGCATGATCGACACCGCTGCTGCTTATCGCAATGAAACCGAAGTCGGAGAGGCCATCCGCGAAAGCGATGTCGCCCGCGACGATATCTTCATCCAGACCAAACTCTGGATCAGCGATTACAGCTATGACAGCGCGATGCACGGTTTCGAGCGTTCGATGAAAAAACTCGGCTTCGATCAACTCGATCTTTATCTTCTGCATCAACCGGCACCTGCGGAATTTGACCGTACCGTTGGTGCATACAAGGCAGCCGAGAAGCTCATGGCCGATGGTCGCATCCGCGCCATTGGCGTCAGCAACTTCAGCCCGGCCCATATCGAGCGCCTGATGGCAGAGACCGATATCGTGCCTGCCGCCAATCAGGTGGAACTGCATCCCTTCTTCACGCAGAAAGCTCTGATCGACTTCCACAAAAAGCATAATATTCTCACGCAAGCATGGTCACCCATTGGCGGCGTGCAGCGCTATTGGCGCGAGGATGCCAAGCCCGAGGAAGACCCGCTCACCCATCCTGCCATTGCGGCTCTGGCCGAGAAATACACCAAGACCCCGGCCCAGATCATCCTGCGTTGGCATCTGGAGCTTGGCATTTCGATCATCCCGAAATCGGTCAAGACTGCCCGCATTCTGGAGAATTTCGATATTTTCGATTTTGCTCTCACAGCAGATGAAGTCGCTTCAATTGATGCGCTTGATACCGGCAAGCGGGGTGGCCCTGATCCGGAACATTCCGATCGCAAGGCCTTCCCTTTCGTGATCGAAGACTGA
- a CDS encoding NAD(P)-dependent alcohol dehydrogenase: protein MPTQIKAVGTTEARKPLEVMDIARRDLQPDDVQFQVLYCGICHSDLHQIHNDFGAGHFPMVPGHEIVGRVTAVGNDVKSFKVGDLAAVGCIVDSCGHCPACRHDLEQFCEGEEGTTLSFNTPDKYMGGMTYGGFSQTYVCKEQYTLHVPESLDLAAAAPLLCAGITVYSPLKHWGAGAGKTVGIVGIGGLGHVAIKIAKAMGAHVVVFTTSAAKVDDAKRLGAHEAVLSTDPEQMKAFASKVDIIIDTVSAKHEVNAYLKLLAIDGSLVLVGLPAEPLEVGAFNVVKGRRSFSGSNIGGIAETQEMLDFCAEHDIVADIELIKADQINEAFERLEKNDVRYRFVIDMSTLR, encoded by the coding sequence ATGCCCACCCAAATCAAAGCTGTCGGCACGACAGAAGCCAGGAAACCTCTCGAAGTGATGGATATTGCCCGGCGCGATCTGCAACCGGACGATGTTCAGTTTCAAGTCCTTTACTGCGGCATCTGCCATTCAGACCTGCATCAGATTCATAATGACTTCGGTGCGGGGCATTTCCCTATGGTGCCCGGCCATGAAATCGTCGGCCGTGTGACCGCTGTCGGCAATGACGTCAAGAGCTTCAAGGTCGGTGATCTCGCCGCTGTTGGCTGTATCGTCGATTCCTGTGGCCACTGCCCGGCCTGTCGTCATGACCTTGAGCAGTTCTGCGAAGGCGAAGAGGGCACGACCCTGTCCTTCAACACGCCGGACAAATATATGGGCGGGATGACCTATGGCGGTTTCTCCCAGACCTATGTCTGCAAGGAACAATATACGCTCCATGTGCCAGAAAGCCTCGACTTGGCTGCCGCAGCACCGCTACTTTGCGCCGGGATCACGGTCTACTCGCCATTGAAGCATTGGGGCGCCGGTGCTGGCAAAACCGTTGGTATCGTCGGCATCGGCGGTCTGGGCCATGTGGCCATCAAGATCGCAAAGGCCATGGGTGCGCATGTGGTGGTCTTTACCACCTCAGCCGCCAAGGTTGATGATGCCAAACGGCTCGGCGCTCACGAAGCCGTATTGTCGACCGATCCGGAACAGATGAAGGCCTTTGCCTCCAAGGTCGATATTATCATCGACACGGTCTCGGCCAAGCATGAAGTCAATGCCTATCTCAAGCTGCTGGCAATCGATGGCTCTCTTGTGCTGGTCGGCCTTCCTGCCGAACCACTGGAAGTGGGGGCTTTCAACGTGGTCAAAGGCCGCCGCAGCTTCTCCGGATCGAACATTGGCGGCATCGCTGAAACGCAGGAAATGCTCGACTTCTGCGCCGAGCATGACATCGTCGCCGACATCGAACTGATCAAGGCCGATCAGATCAACGAGGCTTTTGAGCGCCTTGAAAAGAATGACGTTCGCTACCGCTTTGTGATCGACATGTCGACGCTCAGATGA
- a CDS encoding LysR family transcriptional regulator — protein MKRDELGDLIAFLAVCEERSFTKAAARLGTSQSSLSHTVKRLEERLDLRLLTRTTRNVSPTEVGEKLAATLRPSLDNIENELRGLSVFRSRPAGLVRINSSRKAAMDILYPKLAPIMKEYPDIRIEISIDAKWTDIVEQRFDAGVRLGESVEKDMIAVRIGPELRMLVVGTPDYFAKYGHPKTPHDLTEHTCINLRLPTLGGLYPWEFEKEGKPLNVRVEGQFTSDDPDMIIQACRDGHGLCCLTDHHVAPYLKSGELVATLEDWSPPFPGYYLYYPSRRQASSAFAIVLDALRWRAR, from the coding sequence ATGAAGAGAGATGAACTGGGCGATCTCATCGCCTTTCTGGCCGTTTGCGAAGAAAGAAGCTTCACCAAGGCTGCTGCACGTCTTGGCACATCGCAATCATCGCTCAGCCACACGGTCAAGCGGCTGGAAGAGCGGTTGGACCTGCGCCTTCTGACCCGCACCACACGCAATGTCTCTCCCACCGAGGTGGGCGAAAAGCTGGCAGCCACCCTGCGCCCGTCGCTCGACAATATCGAGAATGAGCTGCGCGGTCTCAGCGTTTTCCGCTCGCGCCCTGCCGGACTGGTGCGCATCAACAGTTCGCGCAAGGCAGCCATGGATATTCTCTATCCCAAGCTCGCCCCGATCATGAAGGAATATCCCGATATCCGCATCGAGATTTCGATTGATGCGAAATGGACGGATATTGTGGAGCAGCGGTTTGATGCCGGGGTCAGACTGGGCGAGAGCGTGGAGAAGGACATGATCGCCGTCAGGATCGGCCCGGAACTGCGCATGCTGGTGGTTGGCACGCCAGACTATTTCGCAAAATACGGGCATCCGAAAACACCTCATGATCTGACGGAACATACATGCATCAATTTGCGCCTGCCGACGCTGGGCGGGCTTTACCCCTGGGAATTCGAGAAAGAGGGCAAGCCGCTCAACGTGCGTGTCGAGGGGCAATTCACGTCCGATGACCCGGACATGATCATTCAGGCTTGCCGCGATGGCCATGGGCTATGCTGCCTGACGGATCATCATGTCGCGCCCTATCTGAAAAGCGGCGAGCTTGTTGCCACTCTGGAAGACTGGAGCCCACCCTTTCCCGGCTATTATCTCTATTATCCGTCGCGGCGTCAGGCCTCTTCGGCCTTTGCCATCGTGCTGGATGCCTTGCGTTGGCGGGCTCGATGA